A single region of the Cucumis melo cultivar AY chromosome 3, USDA_Cmelo_AY_1.0, whole genome shotgun sequence genome encodes:
- the LOC103487766 gene encoding acyl-[acyl-carrier-protein] desaturase, chloroplastic, translating to MALKFHPLTSQSPKLPSFAMPQLASLRSPKFVMASTLRSTSREVETLKKPFMPPREVHLQVTHSMPPQKIEIFKSLEDWAEENLLVHLKPVERCWQPQDFLPDPAFDGFHEQVMELRERAKEIPDDYFVVLVGDMITEEALPTYQTMLNTLDGVRDETGASPTSWAIWTRAWTAEENRHGDLLNKYLYLSGRVDMRQIEKTIQYLIGSGMDPRTENNPYLGFIYTSFQERATFVSHGNTARLAKEHGDIKLAQICGTIAADEKRHETAYTKIVEKLFEIDPEGTVIAFEDMMRKKVSMPAHLMYDGRDDNLFDHFSAVAQRLGVYTAKDYADILEFLVGRWKVESLTGLSGEGQKAQDYVCGLPARIRKLEERAQSRAKEGPTIPFSWIFDRQVKL from the exons ATGGCGCTCAAATTCCATCCTCTCACCTCTCAATCTCCTAAGTTGCCGTCCTTTGCGATGCCGCAGCTTGCAAGTCTCAGATCTCCTAAGTTTGTTATGGCCTCCACTCTCCGCTCCACCTCCAG GGAGGTTGAGACGCTTAAGAAACCGTTTATGCCTCCAAGGGAAGTGCATCTTCAAGTAACTCACTCAATGCCCCCTCAAAAGATAGAGATATTTAAATCTTTGGAGGATTGGGCTGAAGAGAACCTTTTAGTTCATTTGAAACCAGTGGAGAGGTGTTGGCAACCACAGGATTTTTTGCCAGACCCGGCATTTGATGGATTTCACGAGCAGGTTATGGAGCTTAGAGAGAGGGCAAAGGAAATCCCTGATGATTACTTTGTTGTTTTAGTTGGAGACATGATTACAGAAGAAGCCCTTCCTACTTACCAGACAATGCTGAATACTTTGGATGGAGTCAGGGACGAAACAGGAGCAAGCCCCACTTCTTGGGCAATTTGGACAAGGGCTTGGACTGCTGAAGAGAACAGGCATGGTGACCTTCTGAATAAATATCTTTACCTATCTGGAAGAGTGGACATGAGGCAGATTGAGAAAACAATTCAGTATTTGATCGGATCGGGAATG GACCCAAGGActgaaaacaatccttacctaGGATTTATATACACCTCATTTCAAGAAAGGGCAACGTTCGTCTCCCATGGGAACACTGCCAGACTAGCAAAAGAACACGGAGACATAAAGTTAGCTCAAATATGTGGAACAATTGCTGCAGATGAGAAGCGACACGAGACTGCATATACAAAAATTGTCGAAAAGCTCTTTGAGATAGACCCTGAAGGAACGGTCATAGCTTTTGAAGACATGATGAGGAAGAAAGTCTCAATGCCTGCTCATCTGATGTACGATGGCCGCGACGACAACTTGTTTGATCACTTCTCAGCAGTTGCACAGAGGCTTGGAGTTTACACAGCGAAAGACTACGCAGACATATTGGAGTTTTTAGTTGGGAGATGGAAGGTGGAAAGTTTGACTGGACTGTCGGGCGAGGGACAGAAGGCTCAGGATTATGTGTGCGGATTACCTGCAAGAATTAGAAAGCTAGAAGAAAGAGCTCAGAGTCGGGCAAAAGAAGGTCCTACGATTCCGTTCAGTTGGATTTTCGATCGGCAGGTTAAGCTGTAG